A window of Paraburkholderia sp. PGU19 genomic DNA:
GAATAATGCCGGAAATGACATTAGTTGAGGTGATGTAGATGATCGCACAACCGATCGTACCGGCGAGCACGGCGATCGGTACATCGCGCTCAGGATTTTCTACGGCATCGGCATTCGCGCAAGCCGATTCGAGCCCGAGAAACGCCCACAGCGTAATCGAAATCGAACCGCCGACCGCCGGTATGAACGCCTGACTGTGCGGGTTCCACGCCGCGATCCAGGTACTGCCTTTGAACCAGAACCAGCCTAGGACCGAGACCAGAACGACGGGGATAATGACGCCCCATACCGTCACGGTGCTGATGCGGCCGGTAATCCGGGAGCCCCAAAAATTGGCCACGGTTGTGATGACTAGCAGGAATATGGTCCACAGGCAGTTTTGCAGTGGCGTCAGCGTTGCATTGAAAAGGACCTTGCCGTAGCCAACCGCAGTGATGGCGATCGCCACGTTGGCGATGACGAGCGAAAGCCCGTACGTGTAGTTCGCCATGTAATTGCCGCCCTTGCCGAACGCATATTCCGCGTAGCCGCCCATACCGCCTGGTTTGCGGCTAAGCATGCCGCATCGGGCGAACGCATAAGCGAGAGCGAGGGACCCACCGGCAGTGATCACCCATGAGAATATGGAAATCGTGCCGACCTCGGCAAGCTTGGCGGGCAGAAGGATGATCCCCGAGCCCATCATGTTCACGGCCGTCAGGATGGTCAGTTGCCATACATTCATTTTGTTTCTCGACGCGCTCATGTCAACCTCTTAGCAAGGAGAAATCAATCTGCATTTGCGACGGTACGGGACTGTCGACCGCACGAAGCCCGACCAGTCGTTGGCGTAACGAGCCAGGGTCTTCTCGTACGTCTCGCGAATCAATACGGCTCGCCCTCAAACAAACACAGTGACACTTCCCCGGTTACTGATTTCTGTACCCGGCCTTGAGTCACGTCTAGCAGAGTTGCTGGCTTGTCTTCATTGCGTCAAACAATAGACGTGGTACACGCCTTCCTCGACCTCAACACCATGAGTGTCGTGAGTAAATCCAGGGAAGCGCAGGTCATAGGCTTCGAGCGCTTTCAGATAACCGAGTATTGGACCATCGGCAGGTCCAGCATTTTCACCAGGCATCAGCAACGGAATGCCGGGCGGATAAGGGACCACACCCGTCGCGACAGCACGCTCTGCCAGATCATCGAGCGTCACCTGTTCGACTTCGCCTCGTACCAGGCGACAGTCGTTGAACGGCTACCTGGTGACAACGTGTCCGTACGCATGCTTTTTCCCATCGGGACCAACTTGCAAATAGACGCCCTGAATCTCGGGCTCGAAGCCAGGCAAGCTGTTGATGCCTTCTTCAAGTGCCCGAAAATACTTCAGGGCTGGACCGCCCCAAACCTCGCCGGGTACCACGCACAACACACCGGGTGGATAAGGTAGAGCGCCTTCTGCAGCGATCCTCCCCTCAATGTCGGCGAGCGAAATCAACTCAACGTTGTTGCGAACGAGTTCTGTATTTGCTTGCGCGGGCGACATGGCTTGCGTGGGAAAATGCACCTTGCGAAACATTTCCTTTTGCAGACGCTTCATGTCGTGGCTCTTGTAGAAATCGTGCATCTGGCGGCAGAGCCCGCGAATTGTCTTGCCCTCGTAATAGTCGTGATACCGCTCGTAGATGGACGGCAATACGTCTCGCATCGGGCTGTCGTTGTCGATGTGCTTTTCGAACCGGCAGATGTAAGAAATCAGATGCTGGAGTTTGGCCAGGTTTTCCGAAGGTGTGAGCAGGAACAAGATCGAATTGAGGTCAGCCTTCTCAGGGATCAAGCCGTTTTCACGCAGATAATTCGCGAGGATCGACGCGGGGATGCCATATGGACCGTACTCTCCTGTTAGCATGTCGATGCCGGGCGTCGTGAGCAGCAGCTTGCACGGATCGACGAAGTACTGATCCTCCGCGTAGCCCTCGAAGGCGTGCCACGGATCCTTCGGATTGAACTTGAAGAAGCGAAGATCATCGACGATCATTTCTGTCGGATAGTCGTCCCATGGGCGTCCATCCACCATCTGCGGAATAAAGGGCTTGATGTATTTGCATGAGCGCAGTATTAACTTACGCGCCTCGACGCCGGTATGCACGCAGTCGCGCCAAAGCTTTCTGCCAGCCGCGCCCGCGTGCATTTGCGCATTTACGTCGAGTGCGGCGAAGAGTGGATAAAACGGGCTGGTGGAAGCGTGCATCATGTATGCGTTGTTCAGTCGCTTGTGACTGATGTATCGCTTTTGCCCCTTGATGTGCCGGTCCTTCTTGTGAATCTGGGACGTCTGCGAAAAGCCCGCCTGCTGCTTGTGCACGGACTGCGTCACAAAGATGCCAGGATCGTTCTCGCCCAGTTCGAGAAGCAAGGGCGAACTCGCCTGCATCATCGGTATGAACTGCTCGTATCCCACCCATGCCGAGTCGAACAGAATGTAATCGCACAGGTGACCAATTCGCCGAATGACCTGCTGTGCGTTATAGATTGTCCCGTCGTAGGTGCCGAGTTGAATGATCGCAAGGCGCAGAGGCCGCGTCTCGTCAGCCCGTTCCGGCGCAACCTCACGGATCGCCTCGCGTAAATATGCTTCGTCAAAGCAATGTGAGTCGATCCCGCCGATGAATCCGTAACCGTTGCGCGCGGTCTCCAGGTAGATAGGGATGGCCCCTGAGAGGACCATCGCGCCCAGATGATTCGATTTATGGTTGTTGCGGTCGAAGAGTACGAGATCGTCCTTTGCCAGCGTCGCACTCGTCACAACCTTGTTGGAAGTCGATGTTCCATTCAGTACGAAGTAGGTCTTGTCGGCGTTGTAGATACGCGCAGCATTCTTTTGTGCGTCGGCGGCAGGCCCTTCGTGGATGAGCAGATCGCCAAGCTTGACGTCGGCATTGCACAGATCCGAACGGAACAGGGTCTCGCCGTAGAAATCAAAGAACTGTCGGCCTAACGGATGACGCGAAAAAAACTGACCACCTTGATGTCCTGGGCAATCGAACGCTACGTAACCGCGCTTCACATAGTCCGCCAACATCTTGAAAAAAGGTGGGAAGAGCCCTTCCGTATATTTCTCAGCAGCCGTAGCGATCTGCTTGCCGTAGTAGTGTCGATTGCCTCGACCAATTTCAAAAACACCGCTCAGTTGAGCCACGATGCCGCCGGGAATACCCTCACCAGGGTTTAGCGCAAGGAAAAAGGGGATGTTGAAACCCGTATCGTGGATCTTCATGAGAACTGCCGGCGCTTCGCCAGCGGTTGCTACCACTGCGGCGACATTCGTGAAGTCCGTTCCATGAACATTCACTGTTTCATAGTCAAAAATGAAACACTCGGCGAGCGATGGTGATATGGCTACATTTAGCTTTTTCATCGTATCTCCGAACGGATGTGTGAATCGCTCCGGGGGTCGCTGAGTCAACACACACAGGCGCGCCTCTCCGCTCGAGAGACTGCGGCGGTGCGCATGGCCCGGGGTTAGTAACTGATTTTCGAAGGCGACTCCGGAAATCCGCAATCAAATGCTCGTACCCGAATAACAGATTAGACGGCCTTGTGCGGATATCGGTATTGGACTTTGGTCCTATTCAGCCCGCAGAACACATCGCATTCAGTAAATGATTATTTTCATGTGCCGACCGCGACTTCCCTGCGGGGCACTGGCATGGCAAACGTAAGGGATCGCGGGCGAGATGGTCGTCGAACATGCGACCTTGCCCTATTCAGTGCTTCGATATAAAGGCGGCCCGCCTGACAAATTGTGGATCGCCCTCGCATCGCCAAATGGCAACGCGTCGCTCGTCAACAGCCATTCATCGAACTGACAGTGAAGGACGTTTTTTGGCCGATCTTTGCCCGATGCCCGGCACGTCCGGACTCCCCAAGCCCACATCAGCTTTCCAGGTATCAACAGCCATGCGCCACGTTAAGTTTGACCGTCTATCAGTCGGCGACAGTAATATGTCGGGGACGGTCTTTAACGCACTACCGGTTGGGCGCTGCCACTAACGGGACGCCGCGCAATTGCACTAGGGCAATGACAATGCACAGTCGTCCAACATTCGCAAGAGTGACCGCCGTGATCATTGCGATAATCGCAGCGCCGTGCGTTGCCGTGCATGGCGAGGAGAAAGAACCGCTCAGCTTCATTGATCAGACAGACGGGCAACTGGACATGAGCGATTTCCTGCTCAAGCACAAGGGGGCGCTGCCCGTACCCATCGTGATCACTGAGCCGGCCGTGGGCTATGGCGTTGGTCTCGGCCTACTGTTCTTCTCCGGGCCGGTCGCGAAGGAGGCGGCAAATTCAACAGGCGATGAGCGCAACCGGACTCCGCCGAACGTCACGGCGCTCGGGGGCATCTACACACAGAACGGCACCTGGGCCGCAGCAGCCGCCCACTTTCACACATGGGAAGACGACCGGTATCGTTACCTCGGTGCGGTCGCAAAGGTCGATGCTCACCTCGACTACTTCGGACTGACGAGTCAGCCCCGCGCCTATACCCTGATGGGTGATGCGCTTCTTCAGCAGTTCCTGGTGCGGTTCGGGCACAGCCGCTGGTATGGAGGTGTGCGGTATGTATTCTTCGACTCAACGTCCAGTTTCACAGGCGGCAACGTGCCGGCCAGCATTTCCAACTTCGAGCGGAACCAGCGCATCGGCGCCGGCAGCCTCATTCTGGACTACGATTCGCGCGACAACGTTTTTTATCCGGCCTCCGGCAGCTTCGCCGAATTTGAGGCGCAGTTCGCCCGAAGCGGCTTCGGCGGGACCCAGAACTACGACGTCTACGCCGCACGCGGCTTTAAATGGATTCCGCTCACACATGCGCTGATTTTGGGCCTACGCGTCGACACGAAGTTCTCGACGGGGGACATTCCATTCTACGCGCAGCCGTATGTGGATCTGCGCGGGGTTCAGAAGGGACGATACCAAGACCGCAATGCCATCTCGACGGAAGTGGAGTTGCGCTGGGACGTGACGCCACGCTGGTCGCTACTCAGCTTCACAGGCCTTGGTAAGGCATATGGACGGCTAGAAAGCTTTTCCCAAGCACAGAACGTAACAAGTGTCGGCGCTGGGTTCCGTTACCTGATCGCACGCAAGCTGGGGGTGTCCATTGGTATCGATGTCGCACACAGCAAGGACCAGAATGCGTTTTACATACAGGTCGGCAGTGCGTGGCGGTGAGCCCGCGAGCCGAACACACGGTGGACTGATCGGTTCAGAAGCCAACTTCCCTAGCTCTGCTCGATTTAGCGACCGGCACTTGCATCCATGAGGCTACGGACTGTTATTCGCAACAGCGATGGTCCGGACGGCAGGCAACCTACCTGTAGCTGCGTCAATAGGGACGGCGCTGAAACGTCAGCAATCGCCGAATCGGGACATCAACGTTGCGAATCGAATGGCCGCTTCTGAGCCGAACCCTGCCCGATGCCTCGCACGCATGAATTCCCATGCCGCCCATCGCACGTCGGACCGTAGCCGACCCCGAACGGCGTATCATGTTGTGTCAATGAACGACTGCCGCACATCCGATCCTGTTGAAAAAATCGCTGACTGTCTTTCGCGTGTGGTTTTCAGGGGTCCTCACCCTTGACCGATATTCGCGAGCGGTTTGTGGCCGATCTGAGAGGTTGATTTTTTACAAGCGGATTGGAAACGCCGCGCAGCGACTTCAACAGCATCGATCCGCGAACAGCCATTCGTGACCAACAGGTTTCCGAGCAGAAGGGCACTAGCGGATTGCATCTGACCTTGACTGTGGTCTGCACGCCCCGACATGATATAGCCGCGAGTCTCTTCCGGAGGTTCGATGGCTTACATGCGGGCAAGGACCATTTCCGGGAACTTCATGTTCACGCCTGCGTTGAAAGAATGAAGTGGGCTTGCAGGTCAATCGACGTATTGAGGCTTGTTATGTCCAGTCGTCTGCTTCAAGCCGCGCTTTTGAGCGCCCCATTCATAAGTTCGCCGTCGTGGGCGGATGCGCCTCCTTTTGTGAACGCCAGTACTCAATGGCAATTCGCGGTGACGCCTTATATCTGGTTGCCGAGCGTCGACGGGTCGCTACGTTTTTCGTTGCCGGGCAACGGCGAAGCCGATGCATCGACCGGTCCGTATAACTATTGGCAGAACCTCCGATTCGCCGCGATGCTGCAGGGCGAAGCGCGTAAGGGCAACTGGAGCATCTTCGCCGACGCAATCTTTCTGGACTTCGGAAGTCACTCCACGTCCGTGCAGACAAAGGGCAGTGGTGTTCTCCAGCGCCAGTCAGAGGGCAGCGGCGAAACCAGCTTCAAGGGTGGACTGGTTCAGTTGGGTGGCGGCTACACGATCGTACAGTTGTCGCGGGTGACACTCGATGCGGTTACCGGCATCCGCTATCTTGCCGTACGTAGTTCGCTCGACGCGTCGCTTCACGCTACTATTGGAGGCCCAGGACCGAATTTCAACCCGGAAATTCACGTGTCGCAGAACGCGGATATCTATGACGGTTTTGCGGGCGTGCGCGGTCGTGTGTCGCTGACTGACGACGGCAGATGGTACGTTCCGTTCTACCTCGATTTGGGCACCGGCACATCAGACTTTACGTGGCAGGCAATGTCGGGTATCGCGTACGCGATGAAGTGGGGAGACGTCACCCTGTCATATCGCTATCTCGCGTTCTACGGTTCCGGCGATCAACTCGTTCAATCGCTACGTTTTAAGGGGCCAGCCTTGAGCGTAACGTTTCGATTCTAGGTTCGATTCAGAACGATCTGGGGACTCTCTTTGGCGTATGGCCTCGTGTTCCATCGCAGCCAGCCGGTTTTTGAAGCCACTCCCAGCGACGGTCATCGCAAGAAGCAATTCCGTGGCTACTGCTGCATCGACAGGCAGCTTGCAACTGACCAACGGACATTAGAGGCGGAACGGCCAAAGACCGTTTTTGTTAAGCGTTGTTCGATGCCTGCCCGTGTCCGCTGCCCTGTGAGTGCACGATGACGCGTGCGGGCAGGCATCGAACAACGCTGACAAGAGCACCCGTTCAATGAAGGTACCGTAGGGCAGCCGTTGAAATCTTCAACGGCTGCTTTCGGGCGACTTCCGTGAATGAGTACAGTCGGCCAATCTCAGTCATCCGCTGCGGCCGACGGATGGTCATTCGCGTGACCGTTCGACTCTGGTTCAAGACATTCAGACGGTCGAGTATCGAACGTCTGACAAGGGTGGCGTACCCGGCCGACCACGTCGGAGTCCAGTCGGCAGTTGCAGCCATTAGGTGTCCATTTATTCCCGTCGTCGGGGTGACGGCGCTATTCTGGGAGCCACCGAACGGGTCTTGGCGAAAACACATCGATGGCTGCTTCGGATTCGCTTACACCGATGGAAGGGGATGAGTTGCTGGTTCTTGCTTCAATGCTGCGGCAATTTCTATCGCCGCTTTTTGCAACTCGGGTACATAGCGGCGCGTGGCATCTGCGAGGCTCACGGCACGCGACAGGAAGACGACATTGAGGCTCGCGAGCACGCGCTCGTCCACGCTGATCGCGACCGCCACCGCACCGATCTTCGCCTGCGCGGTCCAGTCTCCGTGATTCGATCCGAAACCATCCTCGCGCACGCGCCGGATCAGCTTGCGCACGAGCGCATCGTTCTTCGCGAGTGCCTGCTGCTCTTCGCCGCCCGCGCCGGAGCGTAGTAATTCGAGGATGTCTTCGCGCTCCTCGTCGGGGCACATCGCGAAGTAGGCGCGGCCCGCCGCCGTCAGCATGATCGGCAAACGCCGCCCGACCATCGCGCGATGAAACGACAACTGGCTGAAGCGATGCGTCGTCTCGCGGATGATCATCGCGTCCCCGTCGGGCGTGGTCAGATCGGATGGCCACGCGACGCGCTGCAAGAGCTGCCCCATGATCGGCGGCGCCACGGTCGCGATGCGCTCGGTATCGGTGAAGCCCTCGCTCAACGAACGCACAGCGAGGGTCAGACGAAAACTGTCGTCAGACGTGCTGCGGCGCACGAACCCTTCCTCCATCAGCGTTTCGAGCAGACGGCGCACCGTCGTGCGATGCAGGCCGGTCAAGTCGGCAATCTGCTGGCTTGTCGCGCGTCCGCCTTCCATCGCGTTCAGCGCCCGCAATACCTGAAGGCCGCGCGCCAGTCC
This region includes:
- a CDS encoding ornithine decarboxylase, whose translation is MKKLNVAISPSLAECFIFDYETVNVHGTDFTNVAAVVATAGEAPAVLMKIHDTGFNIPFFLALNPGEGIPGGIVAQLSGVFEIGRGNRHYYGKQIATAAEKYTEGLFPPFFKMLADYVKRGYVAFDCPGHQGGQFFSRHPLGRQFFDFYGETLFRSDLCNADVKLGDLLIHEGPAADAQKNAARIYNADKTYFVLNGTSTSNKVVTSATLAKDDLVLFDRNNHKSNHLGAMVLSGAIPIYLETARNGYGFIGGIDSHCFDEAYLREAIREVAPERADETRPLRLAIIQLGTYDGTIYNAQQVIRRIGHLCDYILFDSAWVGYEQFIPMMQASSPLLLELGENDPGIFVTQSVHKQQAGFSQTSQIHKKDRHIKGQKRYISHKRLNNAYMMHASTSPFYPLFAALDVNAQMHAGAAGRKLWRDCVHTGVEARKLILRSCKYIKPFIPQMVDGRPWDDYPTEMIVDDLRFFKFNPKDPWHAFEGYAEDQYFVDPCKLLLTTPGIDMLTGEYGPYGIPASILANYLRENGLIPEKADLNSILFLLTPSENLAKLQHLISYICRFEKHIDNDSPMRDVLPSIYERYHDYYEGKTIRGLCRQMHDFYKSHDMKRLQKEMFRKVHFPTQAMSPAQANTELVRNNVELISLADIEGRIAAEGALPYPPGVLCVVPGEVWGGPALKYFRALEEGINSLPGFEPEIQGVYLQVGPDGKKHAYGHVVTR
- a CDS encoding DNA-binding transcriptional regulator, with the translated sequence MTTYTNVRGLARGLQVLRALNAMEGGRATSQQIADLTGLHRTTVRRLLETLMEEGFVRRSTSDDSFRLTLAVRSLSEGFTDTERIATVAPPIMGQLLQRVAWPSDLTTPDGDAMIIRETTHRFSQLSFHRAMVGRRLPIMLTAAGRAYFAMCPDEEREDILELLRSGAGGEEQQALAKNDALVRKLIRRVREDGFGSNHGDWTAQAKIGAVAVAISVDERVLASLNVVFLSRAVSLADATRRYVPELQKAAIEIAAALKQEPATHPLPSV
- a CDS encoding BamA/TamA family outer membrane protein, which gives rise to MIIAIIAAPCVAVHGEEKEPLSFIDQTDGQLDMSDFLLKHKGALPVPIVITEPAVGYGVGLGLLFFSGPVAKEAANSTGDERNRTPPNVTALGGIYTQNGTWAAAAAHFHTWEDDRYRYLGAVAKVDAHLDYFGLTSQPRAYTLMGDALLQQFLVRFGHSRWYGGVRYVFFDSTSSFTGGNVPASISNFERNQRIGAGSLILDYDSRDNVFYPASGSFAEFEAQFARSGFGGTQNYDVYAARGFKWIPLTHALILGLRVDTKFSTGDIPFYAQPYVDLRGVQKGRYQDRNAISTEVELRWDVTPRWSLLSFTGLGKAYGRLESFSQAQNVTSVGAGFRYLIARKLGVSIGIDVAHSKDQNAFYIQVGSAWR
- the potE gene encoding putrescine-ornithine antiporter → MSASRNKMNVWQLTILTAVNMMGSGIILLPAKLAEVGTISIFSWVITAGGSLALAYAFARCGMLSRKPGGMGGYAEYAFGKGGNYMANYTYGLSLVIANVAIAITAVGYGKVLFNATLTPLQNCLWTIFLLVITTVANFWGSRITGRISTVTVWGVIIPVVLVSVLGWFWFKGSTWIAAWNPHSQAFIPAVGGSISITLWAFLGLESACANADAVENPERDVPIAVLAGTIGCAIIYITSTNVISGIIPNAELAKSSAPFGLAFATMFSPAIGSVVTALMVIACIGSLLGWQFTVAQVYKSSADVGYFLPVFKIATKSGTPIVCMVILLAVQVGLSLMTISPQLSSQFQKVVDLAVVTNLVPYVMSMAALITIQKVSAVPPGRAMMTGAVAMIATIYSFYALISSGTQALMLGGLCIFAGWTIFGFVSAPRFYTVDVQEHAAESGKSLQA